The genomic stretch GGGCAGAGAGCTGACGGCAGAGGGCGTTCAGTTCACGTGGTCGAGGATCAGCGGATCGGGCGTCGGGGCCTGGGCGCGGATGCTCAGGCCGTCCGCGAGCAGGGCCGTCGCGGTGTGCAGGCCGCGCTCGTCTCGGTGGTAGACGCGCATGACCACCTCGCCTGCCTGCACCGCCTCGCCGGGTTTCTTCACGAGTTCCACGCCCACGCCGTGGTCGATGGCCTCGCCCTTGCGCTCACGGCCGCCGCCCAGGGCCAGCACGGCGCGGCCCACCGACAGGGCGTCGATCCTGTCCACGAAACCGGAGGTGGGGGCGGTCACGTCGGCCCGGCCCGGGGCCACGTCGAACTTCGACACGTCGTCCACGTAGGTGGCGTCGCCACCCTGCGCGTCCACGAACGCCCGGAATTTTGCCAGCGCCGAGCCGTCGTGCAGGGTGGTTCGCGCCCGGGCCTCGGCCTGCGCCGCGTCCTCGCCCTGCGCGGCCAGGGCCTCCACGGCCAGCGCCACGCACAGTTCGGTCAGGTCGTGTGGGCCGTGTCCGCGCAGCGTGGCCAGCGCCTCGAGCACCTCCAGGCTGTTGCCGGCCATGTGGCCCAGCGGCGTGTCCATGTCGGTCAGCACCGCGCGCACCTGCCGCCCGGCCCGCGTGCCGATGTCCACCATGGCGCGGGCCAGTCCCCGGCCGTCGTCCAGCGTCCGCATGAACGCGCCCGCGCCCACCTTCACGTCCAGCACGACCGTGTGTGCCCCGGAGGCCAGCTTCTTGCTCATGATGCTGCTGGCGATCAGCGGCAGGCAGTCCACGGTGGCCGTCACGTCGCGCAGGGCGTAGAGCTTGCCATCGGCCGGCGCGAGGTCTTTACTCTGCCCGACCAGGCTCAGACCGATGTCGCGGGCCTGCGCGATGAACTGCGCTTCTTCCAGTTCGCTCGTCCAGCCGGGAATGCTCTCCAGCTTGTCGATGGTGCCCCCGGTGTGCGCCAGCCCCCGCCCGCTCATCTTGGCGACCGTCAGGCCCAGGGCGGCCAGCATGGGCGTCAGGATCAGGCTGGTCTTGTCGCCCACGCCGCCGGTGCTGTGCTTGTCCACGGTGCGCGGCAGGTCGCCCAGATCCATCAGGTCGCCGGACTCGGCCATCACCATGGTCAGGTCGGCCGTCTCCTGGGGCGTCATGCCTTTCAGGTACACGGCCATCAGCCACGCGCTGATCTGGTAGTCCGGCACGTCGCCGCGCGTGTAGCCCAGGATCAGGGCCTCCAGTTCGGCGCGGGAGTGGGGTTCGCCGTCGCGCTTCTTGCGGATCAGGTCGGGGACGTTCATGGGGGGAGTCTAGGGGGTTTGGATGGTGGGGCCGCGCTGGGCATGTGGTCGCCATGCCTTGCTGAGCAGCCCTCGTGGCGGTTTCGGTGGCGAGGGGCGGCGTACCTGCCTTGTGCATTCACGCCGTCAGCGCCCGCGCGCTTCGCGCACGATGGCATTCGGTCAGGGGCAGGGTGGGAGGCTTCGTCTTTTGACTCCCTCCTTGTGGCGCGTGATGCGAAATACAGAGAACGACGGCTGGGACGTCTGTTTTTTGCTCCCTCCCTCCTTGTGGGGGAGGGTTGGGGAGGGGGGTAACGGGCCCAGCTCACCCACATTGCTCAGTCCTCATCCCTCACCCTTCCTCGCTCCTCCACCCCACCTTCGCGTGCGTGCCGTCGCAGTACGGCTTGTTGCCGCTCTGGCCACAGCGGCACAGGGCGGCGCGGACGTCTTTCTTCTCGCCACCGGGGGTCTGGATCACCAGATGGCCGGCGATCATCAGGGGGCCATCCTTGCTGGGCGTGATGGTCGTCGGTTCCTGTGGCATCTCGGGCTCCTCGCCGTCCAGGGCGTAGTGCAGGGCTCCAGTGGGGCAGGTGCGGACGACGGCCGCCACTGCGTGTGCCCCGGCGTTCGCGGGCTGGATCCAGGGCCGCCGGGCAGGGTCGAACACGTCCGGCAGGCCCCGGACGCAGTTGGCGACGTGCAGGCAGCGCCGGGCGTCGTAGTACACGGTGATGCCCGGCGCCGTGTAGGCCCTGCCCTGGGCCAGATCCTCGTTGGAGGGGGACGTCATGGGTCAGTGTAATGCGCCGAGCGCCGC from Deinococcus sp. AB2017081 encodes the following:
- a CDS encoding (4Fe-4S)-binding protein produces the protein MTSPSNEDLAQGRAYTAPGITVYYDARRCLHVANCVRGLPDVFDPARRPWIQPANAGAHAVAAVVRTCPTGALHYALDGEEPEMPQEPTTITPSKDGPLMIAGHLVIQTPGGEKKDVRAALCRCGQSGNKPYCDGTHAKVGWRSEEG
- a CDS encoding thymidine phosphorylase, which translates into the protein MNVPDLIRKKRDGEPHSRAELEALILGYTRGDVPDYQISAWLMAVYLKGMTPQETADLTMVMAESGDLMDLGDLPRTVDKHSTGGVGDKTSLILTPMLAALGLTVAKMSGRGLAHTGGTIDKLESIPGWTSELEEAQFIAQARDIGLSLVGQSKDLAPADGKLYALRDVTATVDCLPLIASSIMSKKLASGAHTVVLDVKVGAGAFMRTLDDGRGLARAMVDIGTRAGRQVRAVLTDMDTPLGHMAGNSLEVLEALATLRGHGPHDLTELCVALAVEALAAQGEDAAQAEARARTTLHDGSALAKFRAFVDAQGGDATYVDDVSKFDVAPGRADVTAPTSGFVDRIDALSVGRAVLALGGGRERKGEAIDHGVGVELVKKPGEAVQAGEVVMRVYHRDERGLHTATALLADGLSIRAQAPTPDPLILDHVN